A DNA window from Sulfitobacter sp. BSw21498 contains the following coding sequences:
- the aroB gene encoding 3-dehydroquinate synthase — protein MRETVHVGLEGREYDVVIGPDLLAEAGTLIAPLLRRKRVVVVSDETVAAHHLDTLRAGLATAGITVEALALPPGETTKCWAELTRTVDWLMNQKVERNDIVIAFGGGVIGDLVGFAAAILRRGVRFVQIPTSLLAQVDSSVGGKTGINVSQGKNLVGAFHQPSLVLADTAVLGTLQTRDFLAGYGEVVKYGLLGDAAFFDWLEENAPAMAAGDMALRVEAVRRSVQMKADIVLRDEKEHGDRALLNLGHTFCHALEAATGYSDRLLHGEGVAIGCAMAFELSARLGLCAQEDPSRVRAHLRTMGMKTDLRDIDGDLPNADHLVDLMGQDKKVIDGKLRFILARGIGDAFVTADVPPDAVRRLLSDALAERG, from the coding sequence ATGCGAGAAACGGTTCATGTCGGCCTTGAGGGTCGCGAGTATGACGTGGTCATCGGCCCTGATCTGTTGGCAGAGGCAGGCACACTGATTGCTCCTCTTTTACGGCGCAAGCGTGTTGTGGTAGTCAGTGACGAGACAGTCGCGGCACACCACCTTGATACCTTGCGCGCCGGTCTGGCGACGGCCGGCATTACGGTAGAGGCGCTGGCGCTGCCACCGGGCGAGACGACAAAATGCTGGGCAGAACTGACCCGCACTGTCGACTGGCTGATGAACCAGAAAGTTGAACGCAACGACATCGTAATCGCCTTTGGCGGCGGGGTGATTGGCGATCTTGTCGGCTTTGCCGCTGCGATCCTGCGCCGTGGCGTGCGGTTTGTGCAAATTCCGACGTCGCTGCTGGCACAAGTCGATAGCTCTGTCGGGGGCAAAACTGGAATCAACGTGTCGCAGGGCAAGAACCTTGTGGGGGCGTTTCATCAACCGTCACTGGTTTTGGCCGATACAGCCGTTCTGGGCACGCTACAAACGCGTGATTTCCTTGCCGGGTATGGTGAGGTGGTCAAATACGGGCTGCTTGGCGATGCCGCGTTCTTTGACTGGCTCGAAGAAAATGCCCCCGCGATGGCCGCAGGTGATATGGCGCTGCGGGTCGAAGCGGTGCGACGGTCGGTTCAGATGAAAGCCGACATCGTGCTACGCGACGAAAAAGAGCACGGCGACCGCGCGCTTTTGAACCTTGGTCACACCTTCTGCCACGCGCTAGAGGCGGCGACCGGCTACTCCGACCGGTTGTTGCACGGCGAAGGCGTGGCGATCGGGTGTGCGATGGCGTTCGAGCTTTCGGCACGATTGGGGCTTTGTGCGCAAGAAGATCCCAGCCGCGTGCGCGCCCACTTGCGTACAATGGGAATGAAGACCGACCTGCGCGATATCGACGGCGATTTGCCCAATGCAGATCATCTGGTGGATTTGATGGGACAGGACAAAAAGGTCATCGACGGCAAACTGCGCTTTATCCTTGCCCGCGGTATTGGCGACGCTTTCGTAACAGCGGATGTGCCGCCGGACGCCGTTCGCCGGCTTTTGTCTGATGCCTTGGCCGAGCGCGGATAA
- the frr gene encoding ribosome recycling factor codes for MSDDFMLDTDDLERRMNGAIASLRTEFASLRTGRASASMLEPIMVDAYGSSTPINQVGTVNVPEPRMVTINVWDKGLVSKVEKAIRESGLGINPQLNGTIIMLPIPELNEERRTQLTKVAGQYAESARVSIRNVRRDGMDQIKKAKADGMSEDDQKVWEGEVQNMTNKFIGLIDEQLETKQAEIMQV; via the coding sequence ATGTCAGACGATTTTATGCTGGACACAGACGATCTTGAGCGGCGCATGAACGGCGCGATTGCGTCGTTGCGTACCGAATTTGCCTCCCTACGCACAGGCCGCGCGTCCGCCTCCATGCTGGAGCCGATTATGGTTGATGCCTACGGCAGCAGCACGCCGATCAACCAGGTGGGTACCGTCAACGTGCCCGAACCCCGCATGGTCACTATCAACGTGTGGGACAAAGGGCTGGTCAGTAAAGTTGAAAAAGCGATCCGTGAATCCGGTCTGGGGATCAACCCTCAGTTGAACGGCACCATCATTATGCTGCCGATCCCCGAGCTGAACGAAGAGCGCCGGACACAGCTGACCAAGGTCGCTGGTCAATATGCCGAAAGCGCACGCGTTTCGATCCGTAACGTGCGCCGCGATGGCATGGACCAGATCAAGAAAGCCAAGGCCGATGGCATGTCCGAAGACGACCAGAAAGTCTGGGAGGGTGAGGTTCAGAACATGACCAACAAGTTCATCGGCCTCATCGACGAGCAGCTAGAGACGAAACAAGCAGAGATCATGCAGGTTTAA
- a CDS encoding metallophosphoesterase family protein, with protein MSRVNHQDLGQLNGPIVLFGGPYSNLQVLEALFDRARALGVGPDRMICTGDVVAYCADAYAVSERMRSSGVPVVAGNCEKQLAAGAMDCGCGFEDGSACDLLSVGWYGYASAQISDAQCNWMGQVPDIISFVHAGKRYAVIHGGHHDIARFIWPVSSEAVFDEEWQAVERSIGPIGGIIAGHCGVPFERETPRGPWINAGVIGMPPNNGAPQTRFAVLDAGQVTFHTLDYDHVGAASAMEQAGLTQGYHSALLTGYWPSEDVLPPELRRPALASG; from the coding sequence ATGAGCAGGGTGAACCATCAAGATTTGGGACAATTGAACGGGCCGATTGTGCTGTTCGGCGGGCCATATTCGAACCTGCAGGTGCTTGAAGCGCTGTTTGACCGTGCGCGCGCCCTAGGGGTTGGGCCGGATCGGATGATCTGCACCGGCGATGTGGTGGCCTATTGCGCTGATGCCTATGCGGTCAGCGAAAGGATGCGGTCCAGCGGTGTGCCTGTCGTCGCCGGAAACTGTGAAAAACAACTCGCCGCCGGGGCGATGGATTGCGGCTGTGGGTTCGAGGACGGCAGCGCCTGTGATCTGCTGTCTGTCGGCTGGTACGGCTACGCCAGTGCGCAGATCTCTGACGCGCAGTGCAACTGGATGGGGCAGGTGCCTGACATCATTAGTTTTGTCCACGCCGGAAAACGCTATGCCGTGATCCACGGCGGGCACCATGATATCGCCCGCTTTATCTGGCCAGTCTCGTCCGAGGCGGTGTTCGACGAAGAATGGCAAGCGGTTGAACGCAGCATCGGGCCCATAGGCGGGATCATCGCAGGGCATTGTGGTGTGCCGTTTGAACGCGAGACCCCGCGGGGGCCTTGGATTAACGCCGGTGTCATCGGTATGCCGCCCAATAACGGTGCGCCGCAGACCCGCTTTGCCGTACTGGACGCGGGACAGGTCACGTTCCACACGCTTGACTATGACCACGTTGGCGCCGCGTCTGCGATGGAGCAGGCTGGCTTAACGCAAGGGTATCACAGCGCGCTACTCACAGGTTATTGGCCGTCAGAGGATGTCTTGCCGCCGGAACTGCGCCGCCCCGCCTTGGCGAGCGGGTGA
- a CDS encoding phosphatidate cytidylyltransferase, with protein sequence MTTPSSERWSDLTARVGSALAMIVVGLGGIYLGGPVFHVLVALICGVMAWELVGMLNPSNRGARMQMGLLVGAASLASIYLPVGFALPVLLAPALVGFGQLEKHRTIFMCFTVMIMLAGFGLTQVRDDFGFGWLMWLVLVVVITDVVGYFAGRAIGGPKFWPKVSPKKTWSGTAAGWIGAAAVGFLFSINTGVGFQLVGVSVAMSMASQMGDIAESGMKRRLGVKDSSNLIPGHGGLLDRFDGMLGAALFLLIIGQFLTITPSLS encoded by the coding sequence ATGACGACACCTTCATCGGAGCGTTGGTCAGACCTTACGGCGCGCGTTGGTTCAGCGCTGGCGATGATCGTCGTCGGTTTGGGCGGCATCTATCTGGGCGGGCCCGTTTTCCACGTTCTGGTCGCGCTGATTTGCGGCGTGATGGCGTGGGAACTGGTGGGCATGTTGAACCCGTCAAACCGCGGTGCGCGGATGCAGATGGGGCTATTGGTCGGGGCGGCGTCGCTTGCGTCGATCTATCTGCCCGTGGGATTTGCCTTGCCAGTCCTGCTCGCGCCAGCGCTGGTAGGCTTTGGCCAGCTGGAAAAACATCGCACGATCTTTATGTGTTTCACCGTGATGATCATGCTGGCGGGCTTTGGCCTGACGCAGGTGCGGGATGATTTCGGCTTTGGCTGGCTGATGTGGCTGGTGCTGGTTGTGGTGATCACCGACGTTGTCGGCTATTTCGCCGGTCGCGCCATTGGCGGGCCAAAGTTCTGGCCCAAGGTCAGCCCTAAAAAGACATGGTCGGGCACTGCCGCTGGCTGGATCGGGGCGGCGGCCGTGGGTTTCTTGTTTTCGATCAATACAGGTGTCGGCTTCCAACTTGTGGGCGTGTCCGTTGCGATGTCGATGGCGTCGCAGATGGGCGATATTGCTGAATCCGGTATGAAACGCCGCTTGGGCGTCAAGGACAGCTCTAACCTGATCCCGGGTCACGGTGGGCTGCTGGACCGGTTCGACGGCATGTTGGGCGCAGCACTTTTCCTGCTGATTATCGGCCAATTCCTGACTATTACACCCTCGCTAAGCTGA
- the miaA gene encoding tRNA (adenosine(37)-N6)-dimethylallyltransferase MiaA, with translation MPEAPLSRVLDVVSRMNPAQPVLIAGPTASGKSALALAIAQEQGGVIVNADASQVYDCWRVISARPPADEEALAPHLMYGHVSARDPYSVGHWLREVTEVLQQPARPIIVGGTGLYFAALTKGLVDIPPTPDSVRKIGDTMTRAAMIDTLDDVTASRIDLQNPMRVQRAWEVQQTTGRGLAAWQDATPPPTLPLDRCQAIAVSASKDWLNDRIIRRFDQMLDQGALDEVAAVRPVYDPTQPAHRAIGVPELMRYLDGALSLEEARQEAIIATRQYAKRQRTWLRRNTADWLPYSPG, from the coding sequence ATGCCAGAAGCCCCGCTATCGCGCGTTTTAGACGTCGTATCCCGCATGAACCCCGCGCAGCCTGTGCTGATCGCGGGGCCCACGGCGTCGGGTAAATCCGCGCTGGCGCTGGCGATTGCGCAAGAACAAGGCGGCGTGATCGTGAACGCGGATGCCAGTCAGGTTTACGACTGCTGGCGTGTCATCTCTGCCCGCCCGCCTGCCGACGAAGAGGCATTGGCACCGCATCTTATGTACGGGCATGTGTCGGCCAGGGACCCCTATTCCGTCGGTCACTGGCTGCGTGAGGTCACCGAGGTTCTGCAGCAACCGGCACGCCCGATTATCGTGGGCGGTACGGGTCTTTACTTTGCAGCGCTGACCAAGGGACTGGTGGATATACCCCCGACGCCCGACAGCGTGCGCAAGATCGGCGACACGATGACCCGCGCGGCCATGATCGACACGCTTGATGACGTGACAGCCAGCCGGATCGACCTGCAGAACCCGATGCGGGTGCAGCGCGCGTGGGAGGTGCAGCAAACCACAGGACGCGGGCTGGCCGCGTGGCAGGACGCGACGCCACCGCCGACCTTGCCGCTGGATCGCTGTCAGGCCATCGCGGTCAGCGCATCGAAAGACTGGTTGAACGACAGGATCATCCGCCGCTTTGATCAAATGCTGGACCAAGGCGCTTTGGACGAGGTCGCCGCCGTGCGTCCCGTCTATGACCCGACCCAGCCCGCGCATCGCGCCATTGGCGTGCCCGAGCTGATGCGCTATCTTGACGGTGCCCTGTCGCTTGAAGAGGCACGGCAAGAGGCCATTATTGCAACCCGTCAGTATGCCAAACGGCAACGCACATGGTTGCGCAGAAACACGGCTGACTGGCTGCCCTATTCACCCGGCTGA
- a CDS encoding single-stranded DNA-binding protein: protein MAGSVNKVILIGNLGRDPEVRSFQNGGKVCNLRIATSETWKDRNTGERREKTEWHSVAIFQEGLVRIAEQYLKKGSKVYIEGQLQTRKWQDQSGADKYSTEVVLQGFGGTLTMLDGRDGAGSGGGGGNYGGGSGGYDSGPSDQGGYGGGYDSGPSAGGNEGGRSSSRDLDDEIPF, encoded by the coding sequence ATGGCCGGCTCAGTTAACAAAGTGATCCTAATCGGCAATCTGGGGCGCGATCCCGAAGTGCGCTCGTTCCAGAACGGCGGCAAAGTGTGCAACCTGCGCATCGCGACCTCCGAGACTTGGAAAGACCGCAACACAGGCGAGCGTCGCGAAAAAACCGAATGGCACTCGGTTGCAATCTTTCAGGAAGGCCTCGTGCGCATCGCAGAGCAGTACCTGAAAAAAGGCTCCAAAGTGTATATCGAAGGCCAACTGCAGACGCGCAAATGGCAGGACCAGTCCGGTGCGGATAAATATAGCACAGAGGTCGTGTTGCAGGGCTTTGGCGGTACATTGACTATGCTAGACGGCCGCGATGGCGCTGGCTCCGGTGGCGGTGGTGGCAACTATGGCGGCGGCAGTGGCGGCTATGACAGCGGCCCATCCGATCAGGGTGGCTATGGCGGCGGCTACGACAGTGGCCCATCGGCCGGCGGCAACGAAGGCGGCCGTAGCTCATCGCGCGATCTGGACGACGAAATCCCGTTCTAA
- a CDS encoding lytic transglycosylase domain-containing protein: MRILLTAALCCFSVGAAPVAADVFSSKNRTKLFASQTKILDTRASKQYAASVRLQPQGVVTPTKWDTPKYRGKYKGVYHGMAREAAMRHGIPTDLFLRLVQQESGWNPTAKSHKGALGLAQLMPETARHLRVDPTDPYQNLDGGARYLKRQYRAFGSWNLALAAYNAGPGAVKKYGGIPPYAETKNYVKVIAGL; encoded by the coding sequence ATGCGAATTTTGCTAACGGCGGCGCTGTGCTGCTTTTCAGTGGGTGCAGCACCGGTTGCTGCTGACGTATTTTCCTCCAAGAACCGGACCAAGCTTTTTGCGTCCCAGACCAAGATCTTGGACACGCGTGCTTCAAAACAATATGCGGCCTCGGTCCGGCTTCAGCCGCAGGGCGTGGTAACCCCGACCAAATGGGATACGCCAAAATACCGCGGGAAGTACAAGGGTGTTTACCATGGCATGGCCCGCGAAGCCGCGATGCGCCACGGTATCCCGACAGACCTGTTCTTGCGTCTTGTGCAACAGGAAAGCGGCTGGAACCCCACGGCAAAATCCCACAAAGGCGCGCTTGGTCTGGCCCAACTGATGCCGGAAACGGCGCGTCATCTGCGCGTGGACCCGACCGATCCGTATCAGAACCTCGACGGAGGGGCGCGGTACCTCAAGCGGCAGTATCGGGCGTTTGGCTCGTGGAATTTGGCGCTGGCCGCATACAACGCTGGGCCAGGTGCGGTCAAAAAATACGGTGGTATCCCGCCTTACGCCGAAACCAAAAACTATGTGAAGGTCATTGCCGGCCTTTGA
- the uppS gene encoding polyprenyl diphosphate synthase — protein MPAATDQTTQLVPGAPRHVAIIMDGNGRWATQRGRPRLFGHHAGAKRVREIVEACPDVGVEYLTIFAFSTENWKRTQVEVAGLMSLFRRYITKETRALKAKGVRVRFIGDRVRLDAKLVKLMNVLEAETAENTLTHLTIALNYGGRDEVARATQRLAQDVASGLLHPDEVDEETLPRYLDTHVLPDPDLVIRTSGEARISNFLLWQSAYAEYEFIDTLWPDFTKAEFGHLCAAYGNRDRRFGAVSS, from the coding sequence ATGCCTGCTGCGACCGACCAGACCACCCAGCTTGTCCCAGGGGCTCCGCGCCATGTTGCGATCATCATGGATGGAAATGGCCGTTGGGCAACCCAGCGGGGGCGTCCACGACTGTTCGGGCATCACGCCGGCGCGAAACGTGTGCGCGAGATCGTCGAGGCCTGTCCCGATGTCGGCGTCGAATATCTGACGATCTTTGCCTTCTCGACCGAGAATTGGAAGCGGACACAAGTCGAGGTTGCGGGCCTCATGAGCCTGTTTCGCCGCTACATTACAAAAGAAACCCGGGCGCTAAAGGCCAAGGGCGTGCGGGTGCGCTTTATCGGGGACCGTGTGCGTCTGGACGCCAAGCTGGTCAAGCTGATGAACGTGCTCGAGGCGGAAACCGCTGAAAATACGTTGACCCATCTGACAATTGCCCTGAACTACGGTGGCCGCGACGAGGTCGCGCGGGCCACGCAGCGTCTGGCGCAGGATGTGGCGTCTGGCCTGCTGCACCCCGATGAAGTCGACGAAGAAACGCTGCCACGCTATCTGGATACCCACGTATTGCCGGACCCCGATCTGGTTATCCGCACCAGTGGCGAGGCGCGGATCTCTAATTTTTTGCTGTGGCAATCGGCTTATGCGGAATATGAATTCATTGATACGCTTTGGCCCGACTTTACCAAGGCGGAGTTCGGTCACCTTTGCGCGGCCTACGGCAATCGCGACCGGCGCTTTGGCGCTGTGTCCTCCTGA
- a CDS encoding HlyC/CorC family transporter translates to MDTAPAILDGAFWISCGIILFLLVLSGFFSGSETALTAASRGKLRGQADKGSKGAERALRITEDNERLIGSVLLGNNLVNILAASLATALFTRVFGESGVALATLVMTLLVLIFAEVLPKTYAITNAETAAAAVSRPIALVVLVFSPVVSAVRFLVRGILRLFGVTIDPDSNILAVREEIAGALQIGRSEGVVEKEDRDRILGALDLRERMVEEVMLHRSGIEMIDAANDPSQILEQILESNHTRLPVYRDDPENIIGVIHAKDVLRAMYEHINGADDDAPFKSFKIADIAVKPYFVPETSTLDEQMRQFLRRRTHFALVVDEYGSLQGLITLEDILEEIVGEITDEFDPDADHGVTKTEDGQFFVDGAMTIRDLNRATEWDLPDDEANTVAGLVIHEAQMIPTPSQVFSFHGFRFEVMARDGNRITQLKIRPL, encoded by the coding sequence ATGGACACGGCCCCCGCAATCCTAGACGGCGCATTTTGGATCAGCTGCGGTATCATCTTGTTTCTTCTGGTGCTTTCCGGCTTCTTTTCGGGGTCTGAAACGGCACTGACGGCTGCATCGCGGGGCAAGCTGCGCGGGCAAGCAGACAAAGGGTCCAAGGGTGCTGAACGGGCTCTTCGGATCACCGAAGATAACGAGCGGCTTATTGGCTCTGTCTTGCTGGGCAACAATCTTGTGAACATTCTTGCAGCCTCGCTTGCGACGGCGCTGTTTACGCGTGTCTTCGGCGAATCCGGTGTGGCGTTGGCGACGCTGGTGATGACCCTCCTTGTGCTGATATTTGCCGAGGTGCTGCCCAAGACCTATGCGATCACCAATGCAGAAACTGCCGCTGCCGCTGTGTCGCGCCCCATTGCGCTGGTGGTGTTGGTCTTCAGCCCCGTTGTGTCGGCTGTACGCTTTTTGGTCCGTGGTATCTTGCGATTGTTCGGCGTGACGATCGACCCCGACAGCAACATCCTAGCCGTGCGCGAAGAAATCGCTGGTGCGCTCCAGATCGGTCGATCCGAAGGTGTGGTTGAAAAAGAGGATCGCGACCGTATTCTTGGCGCCTTAGACCTGCGCGAACGTATGGTCGAAGAGGTCATGCTCCACCGGTCTGGGATCGAGATGATCGACGCCGCGAATGACCCGTCACAGATCCTTGAACAGATACTTGAAAGCAATCACACCCGCCTGCCCGTCTACCGCGACGACCCAGAAAACATCATTGGTGTGATCCACGCCAAGGACGTGCTGCGGGCCATGTACGAGCATATCAATGGTGCCGATGACGACGCGCCGTTCAAGTCTTTCAAAATCGCCGATATCGCGGTGAAGCCCTATTTTGTGCCAGAAACGTCCACGCTCGACGAACAAATGCGCCAGTTCCTCCGCCGGCGTACGCATTTTGCACTCGTGGTAGATGAATACGGGTCGCTGCAAGGGCTGATCACGCTCGAAGACATTCTGGAAGAAATCGTCGGCGAGATCACTGACGAGTTTGACCCAGACGCAGATCACGGGGTCACCAAGACCGAAGACGGGCAGTTTTTCGTCGACGGAGCCATGACCATCCGCGACCTGAACCGCGCGACAGAATGGGACCTGCCTGATGATGAGGCAAACACCGTCGCCGGTCTGGTGATTCACGAAGCGCAGATGATCCCGACGCCCAGTCAGGTGTTTTCCTTCCACGGGTTCCGGTTCGAAGTCATGGCGCGTGACGGTAACCGCATTACCCAGCTGAAAATCCGGCCGCTCTGA
- the pyrH gene encoding UMP kinase gives MPESQSKVTFKRVMLKISGEALMGDQGYGLHPPTVQRIANEVKSVHDLGVEICMVIGGGNIFRGLQGSAQGMERTTADYMGMLATVMNALAMQSALEELGIHTRVISAITMNEVAEPYIRRRAVRHLEKKRVCIFAAGTGNPYFTTDTAATLRANEMACEAIFKGTKVDGVYDKDPAKHADAVRYDDVTYDDVLQKRLGVMDASAIALARDNSLPIIVFSLDEPGGFKGILAGEGTYTRVQG, from the coding sequence ATGCCCGAGAGCCAGTCAAAAGTAACATTCAAGCGGGTTATGCTAAAAATTTCAGGCGAAGCATTGATGGGCGATCAGGGGTATGGCCTGCATCCGCCAACGGTGCAACGCATCGCGAACGAGGTCAAATCGGTTCATGACCTTGGCGTAGAGATTTGCATGGTCATCGGCGGCGGCAACATCTTTCGCGGGCTGCAAGGGTCTGCCCAGGGAATGGAACGCACGACCGCTGATTACATGGGAATGCTGGCCACAGTGATGAACGCGCTGGCGATGCAATCCGCGCTGGAAGAACTGGGGATCCACACGCGGGTCATCTCGGCGATTACCATGAACGAAGTGGCCGAGCCTTACATCCGTCGCCGCGCTGTGCGCCACCTTGAGAAAAAGCGCGTCTGCATCTTTGCCGCCGGTACCGGCAACCCGTATTTCACCACCGATACAGCCGCAACGCTACGCGCCAATGAAATGGCCTGCGAAGCGATCTTTAAAGGCACCAAGGTCGATGGCGTCTATGACAAAGACCCCGCGAAGCACGCCGATGCGGTGCGCTACGACGATGTGACCTATGACGATGTCTTGCAAAAGCGCCTTGGGGTTATGGATGCCTCTGCCATCGCATTGGCGCGGGACAACAGCCTGCCGATCATCGTCTTCTCGCTGGACGAGCCGGGCGGGTTCAAGGGGATTCTCGCAGGCGAGGGGACGTATACGCGGGTGCAGGGCTAG
- a CDS encoding shikimate kinase produces MSEIQQSPADTAQNPPRYHLKKTVVMVGMMGAGKTAVGRALATKLGVPFVDSDHEIEAAANLTVPEIFERDGEAFFRKRETEVISRLLDKAPGILSTGGGAFLAEANRDNISARGLSVWLDADLDLLWNRVRYKTSRPLLRTANPRGTLTELFEKRVPIYRLADMTVTSTPALSIDAMAQRVVDALADRPDVLEVL; encoded by the coding sequence ATGAGCGAAATTCAGCAATCCCCAGCCGATACGGCGCAAAACCCACCCCGGTACCACTTGAAAAAGACGGTTGTCATGGTCGGCATGATGGGTGCAGGTAAAACTGCCGTGGGTCGCGCTTTGGCCACTAAACTTGGCGTGCCCTTTGTGGACAGCGACCACGAAATCGAAGCCGCTGCCAATCTAACCGTTCCCGAAATCTTTGAACGCGACGGCGAAGCCTTCTTTCGCAAGCGCGAGACCGAAGTGATCTCGCGTCTGCTCGACAAAGCACCGGGTATCCTGTCCACCGGCGGCGGGGCCTTTCTGGCAGAGGCCAACCGCGACAACATCTCGGCGCGTGGTCTGTCTGTCTGGCTGGATGCTGACCTCGACCTGCTTTGGAACCGGGTGCGGTATAAAACCTCGCGCCCGCTGTTGCGCACGGCAAACCCCCGCGGCACCCTGACCGAGCTTTTTGAAAAACGCGTACCGATCTACCGGCTTGCGGATATGACCGTCACCAGCACGCCGGCGCTGTCGATTGATGCGATGGCGCAGCGCGTGGTGGATGCGCTGGCGGATCGCCCAGATGTACTTGAGGTGCTGTAA
- a CDS encoding site-specific tyrosine recombinase XerD produces the protein MQTDLLHWISTFLEAQAAELGAATNTQLAYGRDLKDFDSFLARRSLDFARVGRKDIEAYLIWCDAQGLAKSTRARRLSAIKQLYRFAFEEGWRTDNPAIQIAGPGQDKRLPKILSEHEVDLLLDAAHNSGRNISDQLRNTCLMELLYATGMRVSELVSLKVSAARGDPRLLLIMGKGSKERLVPLSDPARQALAEWLVQRDKTEEAAHAKGKPVSIYLFPSRGSSGYLTRHRFYLLIKEFALAAGVEPSKVTPHTLRHAFATHLLANGADLRAIQTMLGHADVATTEIYTHVLEARLSELVLENHPLAKAGRRSSGGKTSSDGQ, from the coding sequence ATGCAAACTGACCTGCTGCATTGGATATCGACCTTTCTAGAGGCGCAAGCGGCTGAATTGGGTGCTGCAACGAATACGCAGCTCGCCTATGGTCGCGACCTCAAGGATTTCGACAGCTTTCTTGCCCGCCGGTCCTTGGATTTCGCGCGTGTGGGCCGCAAGGACATCGAAGCCTATTTGATCTGGTGCGATGCGCAGGGTCTTGCCAAATCGACCCGTGCGCGACGGCTATCGGCCATCAAACAGCTGTACCGCTTTGCCTTCGAGGAAGGCTGGCGCACGGATAACCCCGCGATACAGATTGCGGGACCGGGTCAAGATAAACGCCTGCCTAAAATACTGTCCGAACACGAAGTCGACCTGCTGCTCGACGCGGCGCATAATTCTGGCCGGAACATATCTGACCAGTTGCGCAACACCTGTCTGATGGAACTGCTTTACGCTACGGGTATGCGGGTGAGCGAGCTTGTCAGCCTCAAGGTCAGCGCCGCACGGGGCGACCCGCGATTGCTGTTGATCATGGGCAAAGGCAGTAAGGAACGGTTGGTGCCGCTGTCTGATCCGGCGCGGCAGGCGCTTGCGGAATGGCTGGTGCAGCGCGACAAGACCGAGGAAGCAGCACATGCCAAAGGCAAGCCCGTGTCGATCTACCTCTTTCCCAGCCGTGGCAGCAGCGGATACCTGACGCGCCACCGGTTCTATCTTCTGATCAAGGAATTCGCGCTTGCCGCCGGTGTCGAGCCCTCCAAGGTCACGCCCCACACGCTGCGCCATGCCTTTGCCACCCATCTGTTGGCCAACGGCGCCGATCTACGGGCGATACAGACCATGCTGGGCCACGCCGACGTTGCCACGACCGAAATCTACACCCACGTGCTAGAGGCGCGCCTGTCCGAGCTGGTGCTGGAAAATCACCCGCTCGCCAAGGCGGGGCGGCGCAGTTCCGGCGGCAAGACATCCTCTGACGGCCAATAA
- a CDS encoding AraC family transcriptional regulator yields MNANIIELLTLAQLSQGQDWRVHLCHDRPANILIWITRGQGLLQLDGQRRGLGAHNAVFIPAGALFALDLGRQGIGQVVVIPEGSELRLPQMPRHLRIRDVQAQTEFTGLIEAAQREQQTKRPLFHDALEAQAALMSVWLRRQILQDEHIPSRPNAGSRLSARFCQLVSERYRSGAPMSHYAETLEVTPTHLSRAVKSATGRTAADILTERVLHEARHLLGSTQHPAQDIARHLGFGSAAYFTRFIQKHTGSTPSRLRVATA; encoded by the coding sequence ATGAATGCGAACATCATCGAACTGCTGACACTTGCGCAACTGTCCCAAGGACAAGACTGGCGTGTGCATCTGTGTCACGATCGGCCGGCGAATATATTGATCTGGATTACGCGCGGCCAAGGTCTGTTGCAGCTTGACGGGCAGCGCCGCGGACTTGGGGCGCATAACGCCGTGTTCATCCCCGCCGGCGCGCTTTTTGCCCTTGATTTGGGGCGACAGGGCATCGGTCAGGTGGTTGTGATCCCTGAAGGCTCGGAATTACGGCTGCCGCAGATGCCGCGCCATCTGCGTATCCGCGATGTACAGGCGCAGACCGAATTCACTGGCCTGATCGAGGCAGCGCAGCGCGAACAACAAACCAAACGACCGCTTTTCCACGACGCCCTAGAGGCGCAAGCCGCGCTCATGTCGGTCTGGTTGCGGCGGCAGATATTGCAGGACGAACACATTCCCAGCCGGCCCAATGCGGGGTCACGGTTAAGCGCGCGGTTCTGCCAGCTTGTCTCTGAACGCTATCGCAGCGGCGCGCCGATGTCGCACTATGCCGAAACCCTTGAGGTCACGCCGACTCACCTGTCTCGTGCGGTAAAATCCGCAACGGGACGAACCGCAGCAGATATACTGACCGAACGCGTCCTGCATGAGGCGCGGCACCTGCTTGGCTCAACGCAACACCCCGCTCAGGATATCGCGCGGCATTTGGGCTTTGGCTCGGCGGCCTATTTTACGCGATTTATACAGAAGCATACCGGCAGCACCCCATCGCGGCTTCGTGTAGCGACTGCCTGA